One genomic window of Solea solea chromosome 12, fSolSol10.1, whole genome shotgun sequence includes the following:
- the tat gene encoding tyrosine aminotransferase, with translation MDNNSYLVKMNGNGVCGKSTLNGKSLSGNAVNGNGLGHVTTNGSSYPAKVAKSRRLKWEVKPSEMANNTLNPIRSIVDEMKLTPNPDKPMIALSIGDPTVFGNLPTDDSVLQAMKDAIDSHKYNGYAPSVGYVKSREAVANFYSCPEAPLEAEDVILTSGCSHAIDLAISVLCNPGDNILVPRPGFSLYKTLAVSMGIKVKFYDLLPEKEWEVDLQHMESLIDESTSCLIVTNPSNPCGSVFSKDHLQKIIKVASRHCVPILADEIYSDMVLPGCSSPSMASLSSDVPIMSCGGLAKRWLVPGWRMGWVLIHDRDNVFGSAIRQGLVKLSQRILGACSLVQGALEGILNNTPQSFYNNTISLLKTNSEICFNELSSVPGLNPVRTSGAMYLMVGIDLDHFPGFKNDVDFTERMVTEQSVFCLPTSAFEFPNFFRVVLTVPEQMMVEACVRIRQFCLCHYQHHSRHGNHLDQ, from the exons ATGGATAACAATTCTTACTTGGTGAAAATGAACGGGAACGGCGTCTGCGGCAAATCCACGCTCAACGGTAAAAGCCTGAGCGGGAATGCGGTGAACGGCAACGGCCTCGGCCACGTCACCACGAACGGCAGCTCGTATCCCGCCAAAGTGGCAAAGAGCCGCAGGCTGAAGTGGGAGGTGAAGCCGTCGGAGATGGCCAACAACACGCTCAACCCCATCAGGTCCATCGTGGACGAGATGAAACTCACGCCGAACCCCGACAAACCCATGATCGCACTTTCTATAG GAGACCCCACTGTGTTTGGAAACCTGCCCACAGACGACTCGGTGCTTCAGGCCATGAAAGACGCCATCGACTCCCACAAATACAACGGCTATGCTCCCTCTGTTG GTTACGTGAAGAGCAGAGAGGCAGTGGCAAACTTTTACAGCTGCCCCGAGGCTCCACTGGAGGCAGAg GATGTGATTCTGACCAGCGGCTGCAGTCATGCCATTGACCTGGCTATCAGTGTCCTCTGTAACCCAGGCGACAACATCCTGGTCCCGCGTCCAGGCTTCTCCTTATACAAGACCCTGGCCGTCTCCATGGGCATCAAGGTCAAGTTCTACGACCTGCTG CCGGAGAAGGAGTGGGAGGTGGACCTGCAGCACATGGAGAGTCTGATCGACGAGAGCACTTCCTGTCTGATCGTCACCAACCCGTCCAACCCGTGTGGCTCCGTCTTCAGCAAAGACCACCTGCAGAAGATCATCAAAG TTGCCTCCAGACACTGTGTTCCTATCCTGGCGGACGAAATCTACAGCGACATG GTCTTGCCGGGCTGCAGCTCTCCTTCCATGGCGTCTCTCAGCAGCGACGTTCCCATCATGTCCTGCGGTGGTTTGGCTAAACGCTGGCTGGTCCCGGGTTGGAGAATGGGATGGGTGCTAATCCATGACCGGGATAATGTGTTTGGATCTGCG ATTCGTCAGGGTTTGGTGAAACTGAGCCAACGCATTCTGGGAGCCTGCAGCCTGGTGCAGGGGGCGCTAGAGGGCATCCTCAATAACACACCACAGAGCTTCTACAACAACACTATCAGTTTACTGAAG ACTAACTCAGAGATCTGTTTTAATGaactctcctctgtccctgGACTGAACCCCGTCAGGACCTCAGGAGCCATGTACCTTATG GTCGGGATCGACTTGGATCATTTTCCAGGTTTTAAGAATGACGTGGACTTCACTGAGCGCATGGTCACCGAGCAGTCTGTCTTCTGTTTACCAACCTCA GCCTTTGAGTTTCCTAACTTCTTCCGTGTGGTGCTGACGGTGCCGGAGCAGATGATGGTTGAGGCCTGTGTTCGGATCAGACAGTTCTGTCTGTGTCACTATCAGCATCACAGTCGCCACGGCAACCACCTGGACCAGTGA